The DNA region TAACACCGCCCGAGAAACCGTGAGTTTGGTTTCAGGTTTCgtgaatacatatatacatgcatatatgcacACACACACTCCATGTAACATATATACCGAATCCTCACTTTAACTCGATTTGGCATGGGTAAATCAAAGTGGCAGGCTTTGAGTTGTAGAATAAcaggggaagaaagaaaagattcCATATCCGATTACTGTAGGTTTTCTGTTTGGAGTCAGGAGGGAGCCAGTGCAACTCCGCTTTCGTACCATCTAGGTACCACCAACTTGTCCATGCAAGCAACTTGGGTCTAGGTAGGACCGTACGTAGTTTCACCGAAAACTTGGGGTCTTCTACCGGGAAATTGTGCAAATTTCAGGGGCCTTTTGGctattaattttgaacaacATGAACACGGCCGCTATTGCAGCTGGAATGGCGTGCCATCACTTTTTTATCTTTCTCcgcttctttcattttttttgttttttccttctcaCTTTAGGCAAATAATAATGAGAGATATATTTAGTTTTAGAGtgtgtaaaattataaattttggtacttttttttaaaaatgtaaataaatatgagatttatatagaaaaaataattttttaattattaaagtcacttattttcaaaattagtaTATAGGAGTTACACACCTTAAAATTATATCAGCATTATTCAATAATAATTTGTGTCGTGTTTTTACAACCTTATACTCATCACTTTGCTTTAATTATgtagaggtttttttttttaattgttcttcATTAATATATTTCCTAGTGTCTGTATTGTACGGACATAACACTTCTCTAGAGGAACTCTGTGTTAGGCTGCTGTTTCAAATTAGGTgggattaatttatttttacaaatcattgaGATCAATTTTTTAGcagtaaattaattaaatgtaGCTCCAATTAAGTACTCCAAGGCTgggtttggatggtgagaatatttcactattattcattattttattattattatttatttactttctaTTATATTGTACTATTATTTactacttttttattactattcacaaaatatctGAGATCACTACCCAAACACAATCTAAGAATGATATATTAATTGTAGATTATCTTACAAAATCAACATTCGATCGTTTCAAATGCATGATTAATGATGTAATTAAGGAAATATTCCATCACTGGCTGCATGCCCCTTCGATAATATTGTCtatctttcttcatttttcttcagTTGAACGTTTCTTAAGATCTGAAACCTCAATCAGGCAAAATAATATCGTTATTTTATTTCCCTCTTGATGAAATTTCATATGAAGATTATAAATTGAAGGGCTCACTTTTATAgtacttaattattttttcttctattttgttaAACCTAGttcacattttgtttctttGACTTGAATGAAAAACATCATTTGACAACATGCAGTTTTGATGTACGTACATGAGGTGTATTACAGACATTatattggatatatatatatatagattcatCATGTTATAAGTTTACAACATCGATCGCATGTTCCTCcttataattcatatatatgttttcttttttcttaatatatactAGCATTGCTtcacttatttatatatatcttttaattgtagatgaaatattttgtaggAATAAGGTTAGAAAGAGAGGGCAAAAGCGAGTCCAGCAGCCACGTTTTGCGTTTGTGACGAAGAGCGAGGTTGATCATCTTCAAGATGGCTACCGATGGCGCAAATATGGACAGAAGGCTGTTAAAAATAGCCCATTTCCTAGGTAGGTCATGTGTAGCTACTTCGATCTCTTCAgttaaagaaatagaaaattttcaGTCTTTCCCATGTCTGATGTTTAACTCTCGTTATTTTCTAATGCATtaatgaaacaaaaataaattaattaaaatttccgTTTACAAATTACAGTACTTCCTATTTCCTACTTATTAATGTCAATATCGTTTTAACTTGTTCTCTGTTTATTTcagtttatagattttttatcaTCACTTCAGTTTTTATTAGGTCCCAAATATGATCATGAACCCTTATCTTGATCTCAACACTTGTATTGCATTCAACATCCCATCACTATGCCATGTACGCAATCATGACTATTACTGTATGTACGTTTGAATTCATTTTCTCACATCATACagagaaaagaaatgcaaaatgtcaaaggagaaatatatatatatatatatattatatagaattagCTAGCTGATGCACCGGACGTAAATGCATGCAGGAGCTACTACCGCTGCACAAATAGCAGATGCACCGTAAAGAAGAGAGTGGAACGCTCATCTGAAGATCCCACTGTCATAATAACAACATACGAAGGCCAACATTGTCATCACACAGTACTTGGATTTCCCCGATCAGGTCATGGAGTCATTAATATTCATGATCAGAACTTTATAACTAGTAGTACTAGTGGTACTAGTACTACTGCTGGGCAGTTGGGCGCTGCTCCTCTGGTTTCACAATTTTATTATCCAAAAGTTCTTCATGAGTTACCTAAAGATCAAAATCCTTTTAGCACGACACATGAGTACtactcaactcatcattatcaTCAACAGATCATACCACATCATGAAGTTGGTAAAATATCCCATGCATTTCCAGAACCAATCCCACTAAAGCTGGCTCCTACTGATGAAGGACTACTTGGGGACATGGTACCTCCTAACATGCGCAACCGATCATAATAAGAAAGGTACGTACGTAATAGTACCGTATCATGTTCGATTTACAGTAAATATATATGGTACTACTCTCAATATTTTAAGATGCATGTGTGAATTTAGTTTCTTTCTAAATCTAATGTGCTTTTGTG from Carya illinoinensis cultivar Pawnee chromosome 6, C.illinoinensisPawnee_v1, whole genome shotgun sequence includes:
- the LOC122314118 gene encoding probable WRKY transcription factor 57, with amino-acid sequence MDDGDQSDSTIVFAGDSSWALRSDSDGVYFFTNHRESSILSEFNWNLHPDDQNRNIGFCDGSDLAGGLGFPDVDNKCNNSNNALQSSDPPLLVGSESKAGGNTAPINPSVSSSSSEGPPEKSTGSCITPPEKPNKVRKRGQKRVQQPRFAFVTKSEVDHLQDGYRWRKYGQKAVKNSPFPRSYYRCTNSRCTVKKRVERSSEDPTVIITTYEGQHCHHTVLGFPRSGHGVINIHDQNFITSSTSGTSTTAGQLGAAPLVSQFYYPKVLHELPKDQNPFSTTHEYYSTHHYHQQIIPHHEVGKISHAFPEPIPLKLAPTDEGLLGDMVPPNMRNRS